In Anaerohalosphaeraceae bacterium, the genomic window TGCTGCCTTGTCTTGAAGTGATTCGGGAGTTGACCTTGCATTATCAGTGTTCCTTTGTTTTGTGCAGTGCGACACAGCCGGCCGTTGGCTATCGAGATGATTTTCGGGATGGCCTGCAAAATGTGCGGGAGATTGTTCATGATTCACACAGACTGTATGAACAGATGAAACGGGTCCGCATTCACCATCTTGGCATTCAAAATGATCAGGAACTGATAGGGAAACTTATCCAATGTTCCCAGGTTCTGTGTATTGTGAATACGCGAAAACATGCCAGAACTCTTTTTCAGCAGATTCTGTCGGCCGGAAATGCTTTTCATCTCAGCGCTTCGATGTATCCGCTTCATCGTTCCCGAAAATTAAAGGAAATAAGAGAGGCATTGTCCAGAGGGGGCTGCTGTCGAGTTGTCAGCACTCAGCTGGTCGAGGCCGGTGTGGACATTGATTTTCCGGTCGTCTATCGGGCCATTGCCGGTCTGGATTCGATTGCACAGGCTGCCGGTCGGTGCAATCGGGAGGGGTTGCGGGAATGCGGGGAGGTCTTTGTCTTTGAACCGGCTCAAACGCTTCCGCCCGGTTATTTCCGTCACACGGCGCAAATTGCTTCGGAAGTAATTCGGCGTTTCAGCCCCGATATTCTTTCTCTGGAAGCCGTTGAGGAATATTTTCGAGAGTATTACTGGAGCCAGGGAAAACGGCTGGACAAAGAAAATATTCTGGAACTGATCAGACAGGGAGTCAAAGGAGATTTCCCATTTCGGACTGTAGCGGAGAAGTTCAGAATTATACCGGAGGAAACGAAACCGGTGATTGTCCCCTTGGAACAGGAAGCCTGTGAGCTTATTGAGCGGATTCGGCGAGGGGATTCTTTGAGCGGATACAGCCGAAAACTTCAGAAGTATACAGTCCAGATTTCTCCCTTTTACTGGGGCAATCTTGTGAAGACCGGGAGTATTGAGATTGTCCAGGAAGTCTTCCCGGTTCTAATGAATCTTCATTTGTATGATGAGAATGTCGGATTGTGTCCGGATGATCAGAATCCTGATCCGGAATGGCTTATCGCGTAACGTGGAAGAAAGGAGATAGTATGAGTTTCGGCGTAAAACTGCGGGTCTGGGGGAAATATGCCTGCTTTACCCGTCCGGAAATGAAGGTGGAGCGGGTCAGTTATGATGTGATAACGCCGTCGGCGGCAAGAGGGATTTTGGAGGCCATTTACTGGAAGCCCGCTATTCGGTGGGTTGTTGATCGGATTCATGTTCTAAAGCCGATTCGCTTTCTGAACATTCGGCGCAACGAACTGGCCGGCAAAATTCCTCTCAAGAATGTTAAGACTGCTATGAAGGACGGTCGGTCTCCTTTGGAGGTCTTTATAGAAAATGATCGTCAGCAGCGGGCTGCCATGATTTTGCGAGATGTGGATTATGTGATAGAGGCGCATTTTGAATACACCGGAAAAGAAGATACGGATGACGGAAAACATCTGGATATGTTTAACCGTCGTGCAAGGAAAGGCCAGTGTTTTATGCAGCCCTATCTGGGATGCCGTGAATTTCCTGCATCTTTCCGGCTGCTGGAGAATGAAGAGCCGATTCCGGCATCTCATCTGCGGGGCAGGCAGGATTTGGGGTTTATGCTGCATGATATCGATTTTGCGGAAGAGATGACGCCGCATTTTTTCAGGGCGGAAATGATGGACGGAGTGATTGAAATCCCGCCGTTTCAGAGAAAGGAGGGCACAGTATGATTCTTCAGGAGCTCTGTCGTTATTATGACCGTTTGGCGGAGAATCCGGCGATTGCAATTTCCCCGCCGGGATTCAGTTGCGAGAAAATCCATGCGGAGATTGTCCTGAATCCTGACGGCAGTCTTCTGCAGTTTAACGACCTGCGGGTTCCAAAAGGCAAAAAGCTCGTTCCTCGCGAGATGATTGTTCCCCAATCGGTAAAACGAACGAGTAGTCCTGCGCCGAACTTTCTGTGGGATAATACCTCGTATGTATTAGGGGCGGACAACAAGGGCAAGCCGGACAAGGCGGTCCAATGTTTTGAACTGTTTCGTGAATTTCACCGGGAATTGCTGAGAACAGAAAAAGAACCGTCTATTCTCGCGTTTCTTGCCTTTCTTTCGAATTGGGACCCACAGCGAGCCCCGTCTTTGAATCACTGGGATGAGCTGGCCGGCGGCAATGTTGTTTTTCGCCTGAACGGAGAAAGACAGTACTTGCACGAAAAGGCCTCTGTGAGAAAAATATGGCTTGAGTATAAGAGCCGAAACCAGGAAGGGGTTCAAGGGTACTGTTTGGTAACCGGGCAACAACAGCCTATTGCCCGGCTGCATCCGGCCGTCAAGGGGGTGAAGGATACACAAAGCAGCGGAGCGGCAATTGTTACTTTCAACCTTGATGCGTTTTGTTCCTACGGCAAAGAGCAGAACTTTAATGCTCCCATAGGAGAAATGTCTGCTTTTTCCTATACGACTGCTTTGAATTATCTCCTTGCCAATGACAGCAGACAGAAACTCC contains:
- the cas5c gene encoding type I-C CRISPR-associated protein Cas5c; protein product: MSFGVKLRVWGKYACFTRPEMKVERVSYDVITPSAARGILEAIYWKPAIRWVVDRIHVLKPIRFLNIRRNELAGKIPLKNVKTAMKDGRSPLEVFIENDRQQRAAMILRDVDYVIEAHFEYTGKEDTDDGKHLDMFNRRARKGQCFMQPYLGCREFPASFRLLENEEPIPASHLRGRQDLGFMLHDIDFAEEMTPHFFRAEMMDGVIEIPPFQRKEGTV